From Candidatus Atelocyanobacterium thalassa isolate ALOHA, a single genomic window includes:
- the ndhI gene encoding NAD(P)H-quinone oxidoreductase subunit I, protein MFSVLKQVGDYAKSTIQAAKYIGQGLSVTFDHMSRRPITVQYPYEKLIPSERYRGRIHHEFDKCIACEVCVRSCPINLPVVNWQFNKENKKKDLKDYSIDFGVCIFCGNCVEYCPTNCLSMTEDYELATYDRHELNYDSIALGRLPYKVTQDPMVTPLRELAYLPKEVLDPHDLPSGSRRAGKRPEDIIKETETLSQ, encoded by the coding sequence ATGTTTAGTGTTCTTAAACAAGTAGGAGACTACGCTAAAAGTACAATTCAAGCGGCAAAATATATTGGTCAAGGTTTGTCTGTGACATTCGATCATATGAGTCGTCGACCTATTACAGTACAGTATCCTTATGAAAAACTAATTCCTTCAGAACGATACAGAGGAAGAATTCATCATGAATTTGATAAATGTATCGCTTGTGAAGTATGTGTTAGATCATGCCCAATTAATCTTCCTGTAGTTAATTGGCAGTTCAACAAAGAAAACAAAAAGAAAGATCTTAAAGACTATAGTATAGACTTTGGAGTTTGTATTTTTTGTGGTAATTGTGTGGAATATTGTCCTACAAATTGTTTATCCATGACTGAAGATTATGAGTTAGCTACTTATGATCGTCATGAATTAAATTACGACAGTATAGCTCTTGGAAGATTACCTTACAAGGTTACACAAGATCCAATGGTTACTCCCTTAAGGGAATTAGCTTACTTACCGAAGGAAGTACTTGACCCTCATGATTTGCCATCAGGATCTCGTAGAGCAGGTAAGCGGCCTGAAGATATTATCAAGGAAACAGAAACTTTATCTCAATAA
- a CDS encoding glycosyltransferase family 4 protein produces MIKVYIDATPIRDKPTGIGVYTFNLINELHYLEDTKNLQLNIYFHPSLKNWLRCNFLIPKLLNKYSKVLRLNIPVSLADLLAKYLPFIFSSFKKNLDNINLIHGTDHYIYPYEKAEKIITIHDLTFLKFPKYSTKIVKSYTGRIERCLKWTNAVITFSKNTKQDIVDFFNVDPSAIYIIPQASRYSNNYLAPQLTQDNPISIEKHLDSPYFLFVSTLEPRKNILNLIKAFEYLKTNYDISHQLILIGKKGWGYHHIVNHIDQSPFKQNIHHLDYVSDKSLATFYNQAEIFIYPSFYEGFGLPILEAMTLGSPVITSNTSSLPEVAGDAALYVDPHNYYELARMMLKVLKNPDLRQEMIKRGRRRADKFSWRNTALETLSVYKSVLDKKDQL; encoded by the coding sequence ATGATTAAAGTTTATATTGATGCAACTCCTATCCGTGATAAGCCGACAGGTATTGGAGTTTACACATTTAATTTAATTAATGAATTACATTATTTAGAAGATACAAAAAATTTACAGCTAAATATTTATTTTCATCCTTCTTTAAAAAATTGGCTTCGCTGTAACTTTTTAATTCCAAAATTATTAAATAAATATTCAAAGGTATTACGTCTAAATATCCCAGTTAGTCTAGCTGATTTATTGGCAAAATATCTTCCTTTTATTTTCTCTTCTTTTAAGAAAAATTTAGATAACATAAATCTGATACATGGAACAGATCACTATATTTATCCCTATGAGAAGGCAGAAAAAATTATAACTATTCATGATCTTACTTTTTTAAAATTTCCAAAATACTCAACAAAAATAGTTAAAAGCTATACGGGAAGGATTGAAAGATGTTTAAAGTGGACAAATGCAGTTATAACTTTTTCAAAAAATACTAAACAAGATATTGTTGACTTTTTCAATGTTGATCCCAGTGCTATATATATTATCCCTCAGGCAAGTCGATACTCAAATAATTATCTTGCGCCTCAACTAACGCAAGATAATCCTATTTCTATAGAAAAACATTTGGATAGCCCATATTTCCTTTTTGTTAGTACTTTAGAACCAAGAAAAAATATTTTAAATCTAATCAAAGCATTTGAATATTTAAAAACAAATTACGATATTTCGCATCAATTGATACTAATTGGGAAGAAGGGATGGGGTTATCATCATATTGTCAATCATATAGACCAATCGCCTTTTAAACAAAATATTCACCATTTAGATTATGTATCAGATAAATCCTTAGCTACTTTTTATAACCAGGCAGAAATTTTTATTTATCCATCCTTTTATGAAGGGTTTGGCTTGCCTATTTTAGAGGCAATGACTTTAGGGAGTCCTGTTATCACGTCTAATACGTCTTCTTTACCAGAGGTAGCTGGCGATGCAGCATTGTATGTTGATCCTCACAACTACTATGAATTAGCAAGAATGATGCTAAAAGTATTAAAAAATCCTGATTTGAGGCAAGAGATGATTAAAAGAGGTAGACGACGAGCTGACAAATTTTCTTGGAGGAACACAGCATTGGAAACTTTAAGTGTATATAAATCTGTTTTAGATAAAAAAGATCAATTATAA
- the ald gene encoding alanine dehydrogenase: MEIGVPREIKDQEFRVGLNPSSVKVLCSQGHQVFIEESAGEGSSFSNKDYEKVGAKITDRKFVWEKDLIIKVKEPLAEEYSYFKKDQILFTYLHLAANRTLTEALVTSGITAIAYETVALEDGKLPLLTPMSIIAGRLSIQIGARYLEKQQGGRGILLSGIPGVSSAQVVILGGGVVGSEAARIALGMGARVQIFDINVERLRYLETIFGSRVELLHSNIYEIEKMIPKADLLVGAVLIPGRRAPILVSKDLVSKMNPGSVIIDVAVDQGGCIETLKATSHSSPIYLEHNVVHFGVPNMPGAVPWTATQALNNSTLPYVLKLANYGLEALKKDTSLEKGLNIKDKSIVHPALKEVFSDISSNT, encoded by the coding sequence ATGGAAATTGGTGTTCCTAGAGAAATTAAAGATCAAGAATTTCGCGTAGGTTTAAATCCTAGTAGTGTAAAGGTATTATGTAGTCAGGGACACCAAGTTTTTATAGAAGAATCTGCAGGGGAAGGATCTAGCTTCTCTAATAAAGATTATGAAAAAGTAGGTGCTAAGATTACTGATAGAAAATTTGTATGGGAAAAAGACTTAATAATAAAAGTTAAAGAGCCCTTAGCTGAAGAATACTCCTACTTTAAAAAGGATCAAATACTTTTCACTTATTTACACTTAGCAGCGAATAGAACTCTCACAGAGGCTTTGGTTACATCAGGGATAACCGCAATAGCCTATGAGACAGTCGCTCTAGAAGATGGAAAACTTCCATTATTAACTCCTATGAGCATTATTGCTGGTCGTCTATCAATACAAATTGGTGCAAGATATTTAGAAAAGCAGCAAGGAGGACGAGGTATTTTATTGAGTGGTATCCCCGGAGTATCATCTGCTCAAGTAGTTATACTAGGAGGAGGTGTTGTAGGTTCAGAAGCAGCTCGTATTGCTTTGGGTATGGGAGCTAGAGTACAAATTTTTGATATTAATGTTGAACGCTTAAGGTATTTAGAAACAATTTTTGGTTCGCGAGTGGAATTGCTCCATAGCAACATCTATGAAATAGAAAAAATGATACCTAAAGCTGATTTGTTGGTTGGTGCTGTATTAATTCCTGGAAGACGCGCTCCTATTTTAGTTTCTAAAGATTTAGTATCTAAAATGAATCCAGGATCAGTTATCATTGACGTGGCTGTTGATCAAGGAGGGTGTATCGAAACTTTAAAAGCAACTTCTCACAGCTCACCTATCTATTTAGAACATAATGTAGTCCATTTTGGAGTTCCCAATATGCCTGGTGCTGTTCCGTGGACGGCTACACAAGCGCTAAACAATAGTACTTTACCCTATGTTTTAAAATTAGCTAATTATGGATTAGAGGCACTAAAAAAGGACACAAGCTTAGAAAAAGGTTTAAATATTAAAGATAAATCTATAGTTCATCCAGCATTGAAAGAAGTTTTTAGTGATATTAGTTCAAATACATAA
- a CDS encoding glycosyltransferase family 4 protein translates to MQKNSQLIINLSLLLSKPTGISNYAKNIFPYLKPLKPILLTSREYEDFDNYLISNNLTPEQGTKGHLRRLLWTQFKLSKIYQNLDSSLLFSPVPEIPLWSSCRSVVVVHDLIPLRFPNKASPLYYYFKYYVPEVLRQAKHIICNSQATAEDIHNMLNIPSCKITPILLAHDNRNFRLLNSDQNINEPNVPYFLYIGRHDPHKNIASILKAFSKLKNYKNYQIWLVGPKDKRYTLQLQNLAQELGISQQLRILDYVSYEKLPLILNQALALVFPSLWEGFGFPVLEAMACGTPVITSNISSLPEIVKDAALLINPYMCQEITSAMEQIIKDDTLRSQLKIYGLKRSKAFSWQNTGEKTLAILAKFL, encoded by the coding sequence ATGCAAAAGAATTCTCAATTAATTATTAATTTATCATTATTGCTATCAAAGCCTACAGGAATTAGCAACTATGCCAAAAATATCTTCCCTTATTTAAAGCCTTTAAAGCCAATATTGCTAACTTCTAGAGAATATGAAGATTTTGATAACTATTTAATTTCTAATAATTTAACGCCAGAACAAGGTACTAAAGGTCATCTTAGACGTTTATTGTGGACACAATTTAAATTATCTAAAATCTATCAAAATCTTGATTCATCTCTATTATTTTCTCCAGTACCTGAAATTCCTTTATGGAGTTCTTGTAGATCAGTTGTTGTGGTACATGATTTAATACCATTACGTTTTCCCAACAAAGCATCCCCGCTATATTATTATTTCAAATATTATGTTCCTGAAGTATTACGACAAGCAAAGCATATTATTTGTAATTCTCAAGCAACTGCCGAAGATATTCACAATATGTTAAATATTCCTAGCTGCAAGATTACTCCTATTTTACTTGCTCATGATAATAGAAATTTTCGCTTACTAAATTCAGATCAGAATATAAACGAGCCCAATGTACCTTATTTTCTTTATATAGGACGTCATGATCCTCATAAAAATATTGCTAGTATATTAAAAGCTTTTTCTAAATTAAAAAATTATAAAAATTATCAAATATGGTTAGTTGGTCCAAAAGATAAAAGATATACCTTGCAGCTTCAGAATTTAGCTCAGGAATTAGGAATTAGTCAACAATTAAGAATTCTTGATTATGTTTCATACGAAAAGTTACCATTAATTTTAAATCAAGCACTAGCTTTAGTGTTCCCTTCTTTATGGGAAGGATTTGGTTTTCCAGTTTTAGAGGCAATGGCATGTGGAACTCCTGTTATTACTTCTAATATTTCTTCCTTACCTGAAATTGTAAAAGATGCAGCTTTACTAATCAACCCTTATATGTGTCAAGAAATCACTTCTGCCATGGAACAAATTATTAAAGATGATACTTTAAGATCACAACTTAAAATATATGGTCTTAAAAGATCTAAAGCTTTTAGTTGGCAAAATACAGGAGAGAAAACCCTAGCAATCTTAGCGAAATTTTTGTAA
- a CDS encoding D-glycero-alpha-D-manno-heptose-1,7-bisphosphate 7-phosphatase, protein MLDKIATSDSYIFKNQKALFLDRDGVVIKYIPYLSKPEQVELPFGAGEALKRWQDKGYLLILVTNQAGVGRGYYNLEDVTDVHNYICKEYKKKYGVNFYDIFICPHHPNEKCLCRKPSPQMLVDASIKYNILLSKSFFIGDTLSDVESALNAGCNPILLLTGKGKDSLKRIVKYPHKIQVFNSLQETVKII, encoded by the coding sequence ATGCTGGATAAAATAGCAACTTCTGATTCGTATATTTTCAAAAACCAAAAAGCTTTATTTCTAGATAGAGATGGAGTTGTTATTAAATACATACCTTATCTTTCTAAACCAGAACAAGTAGAGCTTCCTTTTGGCGCAGGGGAAGCTCTTAAACGATGGCAAGATAAAGGATATTTATTAATTTTAGTAACTAATCAAGCAGGTGTAGGAAGAGGCTACTACAACCTAGAGGATGTTACAGATGTACATAATTACATTTGTAAAGAATATAAAAAAAAATATGGAGTTAATTTCTACGACATTTTTATATGTCCTCATCATCCCAATGAGAAGTGCTTGTGTCGCAAACCTTCTCCTCAAATGTTGGTTGATGCGTCTATTAAATATAATATTTTACTATCTAAATCATTTTTTATTGGAGATACACTTAGCGATGTAGAATCTGCACTAAATGCAGGTTGTAATCCCATTTTATTATTAACTGGTAAAGGGAAAGATTCCCTTAAAAGAATAGTTAAATATCCTCATAAAATTCAAGTTTTTAATAGCTTACAAGAGACTGTGAAAATAATATAA
- the gmhA gene encoding D-sedoheptulose 7-phosphate isomerase, whose translation MNYWIQHRLNNLDKAFNSRYCNALENTVDLITKQFQAGNKLLICGNGGSAADAQHIAAEFVGRFQLHRRGLPAIALGTNPAVLTAWSNDYEFETIFARQVEAFGKPGDILWAISTSGKSANVIRAMEIAREIGLITIGMAGNDGGVLKDLADYPLLVSEYHTPYIQEIHLITYHRICEQVEAKLFAKTGLGAQIAV comes from the coding sequence GTGAACTATTGGATTCAACACAGACTAAATAACCTAGATAAAGCTTTTAACTCTAGGTATTGTAATGCTCTTGAAAATACTGTTGATTTAATTACAAAACAATTTCAAGCAGGTAATAAATTATTGATTTGTGGTAATGGTGGTTCAGCAGCAGATGCTCAACATATTGCTGCTGAATTTGTAGGCAGGTTTCAACTGCATCGTAGAGGACTGCCCGCCATAGCACTAGGTACTAATCCAGCTGTACTAACGGCATGGTCTAATGACTATGAATTCGAAACTATTTTTGCTCGTCAGGTAGAAGCTTTTGGAAAACCAGGAGATATTCTATGGGCGATTTCAACATCGGGTAAATCAGCCAATGTTATTCGTGCAATGGAAATAGCTAGAGAAATAGGACTAATTACAATTGGGATGGCTGGAAACGATGGAGGAGTATTAAAAGATTTAGCTGATTACCCTTTACTTGTTTCAGAATACCATACCCCGTATATTCAAGAGATTCATTTAATTACTTATCATAGGATTTGTGAACAAGTTGAAGCTAAACTATTTGCAAAAACTGGTTTAGGGGCACAAATTGCAGTCTAA
- the nuoH gene encoding NADH-quinone oxidoreductase subunit NuoH, translating into MNTGIDLKTNFIESLKQFGIPSGAAKALWIPLPSLLMIIAATVGVLVVVWLERKISAAVQQRIGPEYAGPLGVLQPVADGIKLVFKEDIIPAKADSWLFTIGPILVVVPVFISYLIVPFGEDLIVADLNVGIFLWITLSSVVPIGLLMSGYASNNKYSLLGGLRAAAQSISYEIPLALSVLAVVMMSNSLSTIDIVHQQSGYGILGWNIWRQPFGFVIFWIAALAECERLPFDLPEAEEEIVAGYQTEYSGMKFALFYLGSYVNLVLSALIFAVLYLGGWGFPIPLEKLAEWSGLNANSYWLQIIMASVGIFMTVMKAYLLVFFAILMRWTVPRVRIDQLLDLGWKFLLPISLVNLLLTAAFKLVFPFAFGG; encoded by the coding sequence ATGAACACAGGAATTGACCTAAAAACGAATTTTATTGAATCCCTGAAACAATTCGGGATTCCTAGCGGGGCAGCTAAAGCCTTGTGGATACCTTTACCATCTTTGTTGATGATTATCGCAGCAACGGTAGGTGTTTTAGTTGTAGTCTGGTTAGAAAGAAAAATTTCTGCTGCCGTTCAACAACGTATTGGTCCAGAATATGCTGGGCCACTAGGAGTGTTGCAGCCAGTTGCTGATGGAATTAAATTAGTCTTTAAAGAGGATATTATCCCAGCTAAGGCCGATTCTTGGCTATTTACTATTGGTCCGATACTAGTAGTTGTTCCAGTCTTTATTTCTTATTTAATTGTTCCTTTCGGGGAAGATTTAATTGTTGCTGATCTTAATGTTGGAATTTTTCTTTGGATAACCTTATCTAGTGTCGTTCCAATTGGACTATTAATGTCAGGTTATGCTTCTAATAATAAGTATTCTTTGTTAGGAGGGTTGAGAGCAGCGGCACAATCAATTAGCTATGAAATTCCTCTAGCTCTTTCTGTACTAGCAGTTGTCATGATGTCTAATAGCTTGAGTACAATAGATATTGTACACCAACAGTCAGGGTACGGTATTTTAGGATGGAATATTTGGAGACAGCCTTTTGGGTTTGTAATTTTTTGGATTGCTGCACTAGCAGAGTGCGAGAGACTCCCTTTTGATTTACCTGAAGCTGAAGAAGAAATCGTAGCTGGTTACCAAACTGAGTATTCTGGAATGAAATTCGCTCTTTTTTATCTAGGATCCTACGTTAACTTGGTTTTATCTGCTCTTATTTTCGCAGTTCTATATTTGGGAGGTTGGGGATTTCCTATTCCTCTTGAGAAATTAGCTGAATGGTCAGGACTTAATGCTAATAGTTATTGGTTACAGATAATTATGGCCTCTGTAGGAATTTTCATGACTGTCATGAAAGCATATCTCTTAGTCTTTTTTGCTATCTTAATGAGATGGACCGTTCCTCGTGTACGTATTGACCAATTATTAGATTTAGGATGGAAATTTCTTTTACCGATATCTTTGGTTAATCTACTCTTAACTGCAGCTTTTAAGTTAGTGTTTCCATTTGCATTTGGTGGTTGA
- the nuoK gene encoding NADH-quinone oxidoreductase subunit NuoK, translated as MAVQLEFYVLLAAFLFCIGIFGLISSRNAVRVLMSIELMLNAVNINLMAFSNALDSEEIKGQIFTIFVLTVAAAEAAVGLAIILSIYRNRETIDMEQFNLLKW; from the coding sequence ATGGCAGTACAGTTAGAATTTTATGTGTTATTAGCAGCATTTCTTTTTTGTATTGGAATTTTCGGCCTTATAAGTAGTCGTAATGCAGTTCGAGTTTTAATGTCTATAGAGTTAATGCTAAACGCTGTCAATATCAACTTAATGGCATTTTCTAATGCTCTTGATTCAGAAGAAATTAAAGGGCAAATTTTTACAATATTTGTTCTTACCGTTGCTGCGGCAGAAGCTGCAGTTGGTCTAGCAATTATTTTATCAATTTATCGAAACCGTGAAACTATAGATATGGAACAGTTTAATTTACTTAAATGGTGA
- a CDS encoding NADH-quinone oxidoreductase subunit J, which yields MNLAEGVQLVSFAILAGLVIISALGVVLLSNIVYSAFLLGGVFIGISGLYILLNADFIAAAQVLIYVGAINVLILFAIMLVNKKGDYSNSSKSWINRVATMMVCGGIFALLSTVVYMTPWNVEAVVPEVLESTVIKIGRHLFSDYLLPFELASVLLLIAMVGAIVLARRDLIPEIYDSEGISTALELPERLTEEKLQELSSSKSLDL from the coding sequence GTGAATTTAGCAGAAGGAGTCCAACTTGTCTCTTTCGCCATTTTAGCTGGGTTAGTAATTATCTCTGCTTTAGGCGTTGTTTTATTGTCAAACATTGTTTATTCTGCATTCTTATTAGGAGGAGTTTTTATAGGAATATCAGGACTATATATTCTTTTAAACGCTGATTTCATAGCAGCAGCTCAAGTTTTAATTTATGTAGGAGCAATTAATGTTCTAATTTTGTTTGCTATTATGCTAGTAAATAAAAAAGGAGATTATTCTAACTCATCTAAGTCATGGATAAACCGGGTAGCTACCATGATGGTCTGTGGAGGAATTTTTGCTCTACTTTCAACAGTAGTTTATATGACTCCTTGGAATGTGGAAGCTGTTGTTCCAGAAGTTTTGGAAAGTACAGTTATAAAAATCGGAAGACATTTGTTTAGTGATTATCTTTTACCTTTTGAATTGGCTTCTGTTTTGTTACTAATAGCTATGGTAGGAGCAATCGTTCTAGCTCGTCGCGATTTAATTCCTGAGATTTATGATAGTGAAGGTATATCAACTGCTTTAGAGTTGCCTGAACGTTTAACAGAAGAAAAATTACAGGAATTATCTTCATCTAAGTCTTTAGACTTATAA
- a CDS encoding metal-binding protein, whose amino-acid sequence MPSGRTHDRITVLSVVPITILFYFIFRRKELILWFGLSYIFSGLMFGPDLDIYSLQYKRWGIGRWIWLPYQYSFKHRSFLSHGFLIGTIIRLIYFFVIVMIFTIFINMVIQFFLGSTYNWWILFTTNYNKLRAQYLEEAVTIFLGLELGSMSHSISDTLVTNFKRLKTKFLKTK is encoded by the coding sequence ATGCCTTCCGGCCGTACTCATGATCGTATTACTGTATTAAGTGTAGTTCCTATTACAATTTTATTTTATTTTATTTTTCGCCGTAAAGAACTTATATTATGGTTTGGTTTATCTTATATTTTTAGTGGATTAATGTTTGGACCAGATTTAGATATCTATTCACTACAATATAAACGATGGGGAATAGGGCGTTGGATTTGGCTTCCATATCAATATTCTTTTAAACATCGTTCTTTTTTATCTCATGGCTTTTTAATAGGAACAATAATTAGATTAATTTACTTTTTTGTTATCGTTATGATATTTACCATTTTTATAAATATGGTAATCCAATTTTTTCTAGGTTCTACTTACAATTGGTGGATTTTATTCACTACAAACTATAACAAATTAAGAGCTCAGTATTTAGAAGAAGCAGTCACAATATTTCTAGGTTTAGAATTAGGTTCTATGAGCCATTCAATAAGTGATACGTTAGTTACAAACTTTAAAAGATTAAAAACTAAATTTTTGAAAACTAAATAA
- a CDS encoding NAD-dependent epimerase/dehydratase family protein, which yields MKILITGATGFLGTSLCSLLQSQGHDLVSLNSKNCDLTRSDSLLKFNNLAYDQVYHLAAWTQAGDFCLYHPGEQWIMNQKMNTNVLDWWQKYQPQAKFICMGTSCAYDNDLSLVEENYLTGTPISSLFTYAMTKRMLYAGLLALNKQYSLNYLCLVPSTLYGAGYHTDGRQMHFIFDLIRKIIRGKLYNEPVILWGDGTQSRELVFVEDFAKIAVKLAQCTNNELINIGAGEEYTIQHFAKLICNQVGYDFNKIQFDSSRYVGAKSKCLVTNKLKQSLPDNDLTPLELGLTKTIEWFWQEQEKLVPIY from the coding sequence ATGAAGATTTTAATAACAGGTGCAACGGGATTTTTAGGAACTAGTTTATGCTCTTTACTCCAAAGCCAAGGTCATGACTTAGTTTCCTTGAATTCCAAGAATTGTGATTTAACAAGATCAGACTCATTATTAAAATTCAACAATTTAGCCTATGATCAAGTTTATCACTTAGCAGCTTGGACACAAGCAGGAGACTTTTGTTTATATCATCCAGGTGAACAATGGATAATGAATCAAAAAATGAATACAAATGTTTTAGACTGGTGGCAAAAATATCAACCTCAAGCAAAATTCATTTGTATGGGAACAAGTTGTGCCTATGACAACGACTTATCTTTAGTAGAAGAAAATTACCTAACAGGAACACCTATTAGTAGTTTATTTACTTATGCTATGACTAAAAGAATGCTTTATGCAGGTCTTTTGGCTCTAAATAAGCAATATTCCTTAAATTATTTATGTTTGGTCCCTTCAACTTTATATGGAGCTGGGTACCATACTGACGGCAGACAAATGCATTTTATTTTTGATCTAATCCGGAAAATAATTCGTGGAAAACTTTATAATGAACCCGTCATTCTTTGGGGAGATGGTACTCAGTCAAGAGAGTTAGTTTTTGTCGAAGATTTTGCTAAAATTGCTGTTAAATTAGCTCAATGTACCAATAATGAATTAATAAATATTGGTGCCGGCGAAGAATATACTATTCAACATTTTGCTAAATTAATTTGCAATCAAGTAGGATATGACTTTAATAAAATTCAGTTTGATTCTTCTCGATATGTAGGAGCAAAATCTAAATGTTTAGTGACTAATAAACTTAAACAATCTTTGCCTGATAATGACTTGACTCCATTAGAATTAGGGTTAACAAAAACAATTGAGTGGTTCTGGCAGGAACAAGAAAAACTTGTTCCTATTTATTAA